One Coregonus clupeaformis isolate EN_2021a chromosome 21, ASM2061545v1, whole genome shotgun sequence DNA window includes the following coding sequences:
- the LOC121535596 gene encoding zinc finger protein 35-like isoform X2 — MRRQQKTCGRLTIRKSSGSLERVGATIRESGSKPGKPPSFEQRHCNEDFITQPNISLEDSVEHYPNSDHPEEPGTPRLASTEVFSTEQHQPDKDSLELVMVKDEKEEELDQTTALAGPDQFVMDETDGQLWTSVDPGRDTDPDGHPDFSFHSTEEYSQNISIFPSHSGLPSVPTMTDDVGPSLHSSIWKPHANMFSAGSHMKRHVRTLADETRQQMSDGESSERLNLNNEGNSLALQPMQHQYRASESTVRMSECMTGSNMGTTSTFSGYSLSRSSFNMVKRMRTQWRSGGTTERRFSCTFCGKSFQRFSELKVHLRSHTGEKPYTCEQCGRSFTQQCNLIRHALVHTGEKPYECTQCGKCFTQRSKMKSHQRTHIGESPVTQYVVPTYPGDPHTSVMLSQNRWNK; from the exons ATGAGGAGACAGCAGAAGACGTGTGGAAGACTGACCATCAGGAAGAGCTCAGGGTCACTGGAGAGGGTGGGTGCGACCATAAGGG AGTCTGGTTCCAAGCCTGGGAAACCACCATCTTTTGAGCAACGGCACTGTAATGAAGACTTCATCACACAACCCAACATATCTCTCGAAGACTCAGTGGAACATTACCCCAATTCTGATCATCCAGAGGAACCAGGCACACCCCGGCTCGCGTCTACAGAGGTGTTCAGCACAGAGCAGCACCAGCCAGACAAGGACTCACTAGAGCTAGTGATGGTGAAggatgagaaagaggaggagctAGATCAGACCACGGCCCTGGCAGGACCTGACCAGTTTGTTATGGATGAGACTGATGGGCAGCTGTGGACCTCTGTGGATCCAGGCAGAGACACTGACCCTGATGGCCACCCAGATTTCTCCTTTCATTCCACAGAAGAGTACTCTCAGAATATCTCAATTTTCCCATCTCATAGTGGGCTGCCATCCGTTCCTACTATGACAGATGATGTAGGGCCATCGCTTCACTCTtctatatggaaaccacatgctaACATGTTCAGTGCAGGATCACACATGAAAAGACATGTCAGGACATTGGCTGATGAGACTAGACAACAGATGTCAGATGGAGAGAGCAGCGAGAGGCTGAACTTAAATAATGAAGGAAATAGTTTAGCTCTACAGCCAATGCAGCATCAATACAGGGCTTCAGAATCAACAGTGAGAATGAGTGAATGCATGACAGGGTCAAACATGGGCACCACCTCCACCTTCTCTGGATACAGCCTGAGTCGCAGTAGTTTTAACATGGTGAAGAGAATGAGGACTCAGTGGAGGTCGGGCGGCACCACCGAGAGGCGTTTCAGCTGCACCTTCTGTGGGAAGAGCTTCCAGCGTTTCAGCGAGCTCAAAGTACACCTCCGGAGTCACACCGGCGAGAAACCGTACACCTGTGAACAGTGTGGCAGGAGTTTCACCCAGCAGTGCAACCTGATCAGACATGCTCTGGTCCACACCGGGGAGAAGCCCTATGAGTGCACACAGTGTGGGAAATGCTTCACCCAGCGCTCCAAAATGAAGTCACATCAGAGAACTCACATAGGAGAGAGTCCAGTGACTCAATATGTGGTACCTACATACCCTGGGGATCCACACACAAGTGTAATGTTGTCTCAGAACAGATGGAACAAATAG